Genomic DNA from Lutibacter sp. A80:
TTAATGACAGGAAAACATGCTGGACATGCAAGAATAAGAGGAAACGATGAGTGGGCTGAAAGAGGAGATGTTTGGAATTTTGAAGCTGTAATAAATGATCCAAATTTAGAAGGTCAGCGCCCAATTTTAAATACTACAGAAACAATTGGAAAAGTGATGCAAAAGGCAGGTTATAAAACAGCAATTGTAGGGAAATGGGGTTTAGGAGCACCTTTAACAGAAGGAATACCTACAAAAAGTGGATTCGACTTTTTTTATGGGTATAATTGCCAAAGACAAGCGCATCAATTATATCCAAAACATTTATGGAAAAATGATGAAAAAGAATGGTTAAATAACGATTTAATTGCTCCAGGTACAAAATTAGATAAAGGTACAGATCCTATGGATATTGCTAGTTATAGCAAGTATGAACAAGTAGATTATGCACCTGCTAAAATGCAAACAGAAGTGTTAAACTTTATTGAAGAAAATAAAGAACAACCATTTTTCATGTATTATGCTACCCCTTTACCTCATTTACCTTTGCAAGTCCCACATAAATATATTGAAAAATATGTTGAGTTATTTGGTGATGAATCTCCTTATTTGGGAGATAAAGGTTATTTTCCTAATAGATATCCACATGCGGCTTATGCTGGTATGATTTCTTATTTAGATGATCAAGTGGGTGAAATTGTTGCCAAATTAAAGGAATTAAATCTATACGAAAATACAATTGTTGTTTTTACAAGTGATAATGGTCCTAGTTATTTAGGTGGTGTAGATGCCGAATTTTTTAATAGTGCTAGACCTTTTAATAATAACTTCGGACATACAAAAGGTTTTACTTATGAAGGAGGTATACGAGTGCCAATGATTGCAAGTTGGCCAGGTAAAATTAAAGCAGGAAGTACAACAAATCATATTTCAGCTTTTTGGGACGTAATGCCAACACTTGGTGAATTAGTAAATGCAGATGTACCACAAGATATTGATGGTATTAGCTTTTTACCGACTTTGTTAGGAACTGAGAAACAACAAAATCATGATTTTTTATATTGGGAATTTCCTGCTCAAAAAGGGCAACAAGCTGTAAGAATGGGTAACTGGAAAGCTGTGAGAAAAAATATTTTTAATGGAAATATGACATTAGAATTATACAATTTAGAAAATGATCCATTTGAAACAACAGATGTTGCATTAAAATTTCCCCAAATAGTATCTAAAATAGAAACTATTATGAAAAATGAACATACAACTGCAGCAATAGATAAATTTAAAATAAAACAATTAGGAGATTAGTTTTAAACCAATTTCTAATTCTTATTAGAATATTTCGTTGTTCTCGTATTTCACTATTTTATAATTATAAACTATTTGTTTCTAGTAGAATAATTCATATATTTGGTAAACCAAATTGGTAAACCAGTTTAAATTAAACCAAATATATTTTATACTACTTGCAAATATGAAAAAGAAATACCTTAAACTAAGCATTATAGTTAGTACTTTATTACTAATAACGCAGATTTCAATTTCTCAAACAATTTATACAATAGATGATCCAGAAAAATTAGAAGATCAAACTTATGTGGCAGGAGATGAAATTATTTTAGCAAATGGTATTTATAATACAGATGAACGTATAAATTTTGTAGGTAATGGTACTGCAGAAAAACCAATTATTTTTAGAGCAGAGTCTCCAGGAGGTGTAATTTTTACAGGAGGTTTAAAAATGAATATTGGTGGAGATTATGTTATTGTTGACGGTTTTCATTGGAAAGGTGGATATGGTGCAAGTAATTTTATTCAATTTAGAAATGGCTACGATTATGCCAATTATAGTACTATCCAAAATTGTGCAATAGATGGTTTAGAAATTGAACCAGATGATAAGGTTGAAGATTTAGCTGAAGGGGCAATTACAAAACATAGATGGATTGTGTTATACGGAACACATAATTCGGTAATTAATTGCTCTTTTATGAATAAAGAAAGCGCTGGAGCTCTAATTCTTGCTGAATATGCATATAATGCGTTTCCAAATGTTGCTGAAGGTGAGACAGAAGTAAACAATAGTTGTGAGTTAGTAGGTCACACAATAAGTAACAATTATTTTTATAATTTCGTTAAAATGGATGCTTCATTAAGTAATTCGGGAGATAGTGAAACTATAAGAATAGGTACTAGTGAATATCAAAATGTAAATAGTGGTGCAACAGTAAGTAATAATTATTTTGTTGAAGCAAATGGTGAGAATGAAATTATTACTAATAAAAGTAAAAATAATACGTATGTAAATAACACCTTCAGAAGGTCTAGAGGATCTTTAGTTCTTAGGCATGGTTCTAGAGCAACTGTTGAAGGGAATTATTTTTTAGGAGAAAATGTTGACGGTACAGGAGGTATTAGAATTACCGATAGTTATCATAATATAACCAATAATTATATTCAAGATTGTATTACAGTTGTTGACCAGGCTAAGTGGAATAATGGAATTACTTTTATTGGTGGTAGTGCAAATGCAGACGTAGATTGTAATTCTACAGATGTTTCAAATGGATACCAGAAAACAACCGATATTAATGTTTCTAACAATACAATTATCAATACCAACTCACCTTTATATTATAACACAGATAAAGGATCAACCGACCCAACGGGTAATATAACTAATAATTTAATTTATTTTTCTGAAGATAATTCTAACGTATCTGATGTTGTTTCTGGAGCGTATAACGATCTTGGTAAAGCTTTAACTTACTCAGGAAATATTTATTCTGGAACAGCATTGGGAGCAGTAAATGATGGCTTTTCATTAGCAACAGATATAACAGCTACTGAAAATGGCGAAATTTTCACTTTTTCTGGAACTGCTTCCATAGGAAAAGGAGCGAATATGGATGCTTTTTCAATTAAAACTGACGCTATGGTTGGTTACGGAATTGGAGCTTGTTTTTTAGATGCATCAGGTACTAATATAACAGATGGAGATTGTACAATTACTGTTACAGAGCCATATGAATATTTAAATATCAGTAATTTATCGATGCTTACTTATGAAGCAGCTTCTTATAATATTACTGTTACAGCTAATATTGGTTGGTTAGCCGAGTCTAACGAATCTTGGATAACCATTAATCCAAATTCTGGTACTGATAATGAAATTATAACTATTTCCGTTACTGAAAATACAACTCCTGCTAGTAGAGTAGGTACCATAATTTTTAAAGGTACAGGAGAGGATGATATTGAAAAAACACTAACAATAATTCAAGATAAACCCGATGTAACAGCTGGTTTAACTATAATTAATTCTGGTGTAAATGGAGCTCCTGTTACTATTGATTCTTTTTCTAAACAAGAAGTAAGTGAAAGTGCTGGAAAAACAAATTATGCATCTAATTCATTAGATAAAAACACTGGTACATATTGGGTGGCAGATGACACGGATGATGATGGTGAATATATTATTTATGACTTAGGTTCAAAATATAATTTAGATTTGATTGAGATTTCTACAAATAGTAAATCTGATGCTTATGCTTTTCAAATTTGGATTTCTACTACAGATACAGAAGAAAGTAGCTTTACACAACTACTAACTGAAACAACTTATTTGTTTACCGAAGCAAATTCAACTGAATTTAATCAATTTGTGTTAAATGGTGAAGCTGCAACTTATGTAAAAATTATTGGTTTTGGTCGTTTTTCAAATACTAATACTGGTGAAGAAATTAAAAGTAGTGATTGGACTACAATTGATGCTATTAATTTTTATGGTAAAGAAGAAACCAATAATACAGATGAAGAAGATGATGACAATGATGGCGTTCCAAATATAAATGATTCCTGTCCTAATACTCCAGAAGATTCAGATGTGAATGCACAAGGTTGTTCTGAAAGTGAATTAGATGACGATAATGATGGCGTTTTTAATGATATAGATCAATGTGCTAATTCAACTCAAGGAATGCAAGTAAATGAAGTTGGTTGTTTTGAATTACTAGCAAATAATTTTAAAATTGAGACTGTTAGTGAAACGTGTCCAACTAAAAACAATGGAAAAATAATAATTACTGCAGAAGAAAACTTAAATTATACCACTAGTATTAATGGAAAGTCATACACTTTTAATAGTATTTTAGAAGTTGATTCTTTAGAACCTAAAACCTACAACTTTTGTATTGTAGTAGATGGAGAAAGCTTTGAGCAATGTTTTAATGCTATTGTTGAAGCTGGTACCACTGTATCCGGAAAAACGTCAATTACTTCAAACAAAGTAAAAATAGATATTGAAAAGGGTACTGCTCCTTATAATGTTTCTATAAATGGAAAAGAAGCTTTTAAAACAATGAATACTTCATTTGAAATAAATGTATTACCAGGAGATTTAGTTCAAGTAAAAACTAGCGTAAATTGTGAAGGTGTTTTGTCTAAACAAATAGATTTAATTGAAGGTATTACAGCATATCCAAATCCTACAACTGGAAAAACTATACTAAATTTACCAGTTAACATTAAAAATGTATTAGTAGAATTGTATAGTATGCAGTCGCAACTAATTTCCTCAAAAAATTACAATGTTAATTATGGGAAAACAGCAATTTCTTTAGAAAATTTACCAACGGGAATCTACCTTGCAAAAGTTATGTTAGATAAACCTGTAACCATAAAAATTATAAAAGAGTAGTTGTTTTTTAATTATCGCTTTCTAAATACTCCTGAAAATAATAAACCACCAATAATTCCCATTAAGGTATAAGCTACTTGTTCGTAAAGATTATCCGCAATTATAATTGATGAATTTAAAAAAGAACTGCTAAGTCCCATAAAGGATTTACTACCCGGCACAAGCATTACAATACCTTGTGTTAAAAATACTGTTTTTGGTGTTTTTGTCATTCTATTAAAAAAATGGCTAATAGCAACAGCCATAATTGTTCCAATAAAAGTACTAAATAACACACCATACCCTGAAAATAAAACAGTAGTGAAAAACACAAGAACTCCAGTGATAACACCCCAAATCATATCTTTTTTTCGAACCTGAAAAATAGTTAAAAGACTTATTGAGAATAAAGGAATTCCGCAAAACATAATCCAATGAGGTAAATCGGAAACATGAATTAATTCCTTAAAATCAATAATGGAAGCCATTAAAGCTAATCCTAATAAAACTCCAAAAAATTGTTTAAATAATGATATAATTGAATCAAACAATTTTGCTCCTCCAGAGACTAAGCTTTTTGACGTTATTTCTTCTAAAGAAGTCGTTATAGATAATCCAGGAATAAATATAATTATGGAAGATAAAATAAGGATTCCAACATTAAGTTCAGGAAAGACTAAATGTAATAAACTGGCTAGTACTGTTATAATAAATGAAACCAATGACTCTAAAACAGTTTCTAAATAATTAGATTTAGTAGATAAATATACAAAAGGATAAACTAAACCTCCTAAAATCAAAGCAAAAATTAAAGAAATCCAATTGGTTCCAATCATTAAGCTAAACGATGCAGCAGCTATTGCATAAGAAATTAATAAAAGAGAATGATTCGTTTTTGTAGCTTCTTTATTGATTTTTTCTAATTCTAAAACCACTTCGGTGCTGTCAATTTCTTTTGAAATTACTTTATTGGTAACTTCATCAACGCGAGATAATCCACCTAAATTTAGAACTCCAGGAGGAATACATTCTATATAATTATAGGTTTGCTCATCTTCATAAAACACATAATTTATCCAAGTAGGTAAGTCCATAAACACACCCTTTATATCTTCTGTTTTAGATACTTTAGTTAAATAAGACTGTACTTTATAAGAAGGCACTCCATAAATATGAAGGGCTTTCCCTAATTCAATAATGTGTTTGTATTTTTCAGGAATATTCATTTGATTCAATCCAATTTAAAAATGCAAATGTAAGCTATTGAATCATATGTTTTTAAAATAATTTATATGAATTTATGATTGTTTAAATATAGGTTTTATAGTTTGATTTTAAATAATTTACTAAATTATAAGCATAAAAAAAGGCTCTCATTTGAAAGCCTTTATTATGTAAGTATTGTTTTTTATTTAGTAAGCCATTTTCTTGCATTTACAAAAGCTTCAGCCCAAGGTGAAACTTCGTCTTTTCTTCCAGCTGGATAGTTTGCCCAGTTCCATTGAAAAATTGAACGCTCAATATGTGGCATCATCACTAAATGACGACCGTCTTTTGAGCTCATCATTGCAGTATTATAATCGGATCCATTTGGGTTTGCAGGATAACCTTCATAACCATATTTAGCTACAATATTGTATTCCTTTTCTTCCATTGGTAAGTTGAATTTTCCTTCCCCGTGTGAAATCCAAACTCCTAAAGTGCTTCCAGCTAACGTAGAAAGCATTACCGAGTTATTCTCTTGAATAGTTACTGAAGTAAAATTACTTTCGTGTTTGTGAGAGTCGTTATGTAACATTTTTCCGTGAACTTCGTGTTCAGGATTTATTTCTTCTAATTCCATAAACAATTGACAACCATTACAAATTCCAACGGAAAGTGTATCTTTTCTTTTGAAGAAGTTTTGTAAAGCAGTATTTGCTTTTTCATTGTATAAAAATGCACCAGCCCAACCTTTTGCCGAACCTAATACATCTGAATTACTAAAGCCACCAACAGCACCCACAAACTGAATATCTTCTAAAGTTTCACGACCAGAAATTAAATCGGTCATATGAACATCTTTTACATCAAAACCGGCTAAATACATGGCATTTGCCATTTCACGTTCAGAATTCGATCCTTTTTCACGGATAATAGCTGCTTTTGGTCTTGGTTTAGAAGCATCAACTTTAGGAAGTTTTCCTGTGAAATTAGTTGGGAACGTATATTTTAAAGGCTGTACTTTATAATTTTCAAAACGATCTTTAGCTAAGTTGTTTGCAGTTTGTTTATTATCTAATAAGTAAGAAGTTTCAAACCAAACGTCTCTATATTTTGCGATGTCTAATTTACAAGGTCCAAAATCTAAAGTAGCTTCATTAGTAACTGTTCCTAATTTATAAAAAGAAACATTTTGTGCATTTAGTTTATTTTCAACTAATAGATCTTCTTTCGCTTGAAAAACAATTCCAATATTTTCAGAAAATAAATATTTAATAATGTCTTTTTCTTCAAAAACAGAGAAATCTATTTTTAAGCCCAGATTGTTATCTGCAAAACACATTTCAAGTAGTGTAGTAATTAAACCACCACTTCCAATATCGTGACCAGCAACAATTGCTTCTTCTGAAATTAATGCTTGAATGGTATTAAATGCATTTTTGAAAAATGAAGCATCTTTAATAGTTGGAGCTTCATTTCCAATTTTATTTAAGGTTTGCGCAAAAGAAGAACCACCTAATTTAAATTCGTCTTGTGAAAGATTGATATAATAAACAGAAGCACCACTTTTTTGTAAAACAGGTTCTACAACTTTTTTAATATCTGTACAATTTCCTGCCGCTGAAATAATAACCGTTCCAGGTGCAATTACTTCATCATTAGGATATTTTTGCTTCATAGATAAAGAATCTTTACCCGTTGGAACATTAATACCTAATTCAATAGCAAAATCTGAAACCGACTGTACAGCTTTGTATAAACGCGCATCTTCTCCTTCATTTTTACAAGGCCACATCCAGTTTGCAGATAAAGA
This window encodes:
- a CDS encoding arylsulfatase — translated: MKLEFRKIVLLFILLVNLCACKEVPTKKNISKPNVIYILADDLGYGELGVYGQEKIQTPNIDALANSGMLFKQHYSGAPVCAPSRYMLMTGKHAGHARIRGNDEWAERGDVWNFEAVINDPNLEGQRPILNTTETIGKVMQKAGYKTAIVGKWGLGAPLTEGIPTKSGFDFFYGYNCQRQAHQLYPKHLWKNDEKEWLNNDLIAPGTKLDKGTDPMDIASYSKYEQVDYAPAKMQTEVLNFIEENKEQPFFMYYATPLPHLPLQVPHKYIEKYVELFGDESPYLGDKGYFPNRYPHAAYAGMISYLDDQVGEIVAKLKELNLYENTIVVFTSDNGPSYLGGVDAEFFNSARPFNNNFGHTKGFTYEGGIRVPMIASWPGKIKAGSTTNHISAFWDVMPTLGELVNADVPQDIDGISFLPTLLGTEKQQNHDFLYWEFPAQKGQQAVRMGNWKAVRKNIFNGNMTLELYNLENDPFETTDVALKFPQIVSKIETIMKNEHTTAAIDKFKIKQLGD
- a CDS encoding chondroitinase-B domain-containing protein produces the protein MKKKYLKLSIIVSTLLLITQISISQTIYTIDDPEKLEDQTYVAGDEIILANGIYNTDERINFVGNGTAEKPIIFRAESPGGVIFTGGLKMNIGGDYVIVDGFHWKGGYGASNFIQFRNGYDYANYSTIQNCAIDGLEIEPDDKVEDLAEGAITKHRWIVLYGTHNSVINCSFMNKESAGALILAEYAYNAFPNVAEGETEVNNSCELVGHTISNNYFYNFVKMDASLSNSGDSETIRIGTSEYQNVNSGATVSNNYFVEANGENEIITNKSKNNTYVNNTFRRSRGSLVLRHGSRATVEGNYFLGENVDGTGGIRITDSYHNITNNYIQDCITVVDQAKWNNGITFIGGSANADVDCNSTDVSNGYQKTTDINVSNNTIINTNSPLYYNTDKGSTDPTGNITNNLIYFSEDNSNVSDVVSGAYNDLGKALTYSGNIYSGTALGAVNDGFSLATDITATENGEIFTFSGTASIGKGANMDAFSIKTDAMVGYGIGACFLDASGTNITDGDCTITVTEPYEYLNISNLSMLTYEAASYNITVTANIGWLAESNESWITINPNSGTDNEIITISVTENTTPASRVGTIIFKGTGEDDIEKTLTIIQDKPDVTAGLTIINSGVNGAPVTIDSFSKQEVSESAGKTNYASNSLDKNTGTYWVADDTDDDGEYIIYDLGSKYNLDLIEISTNSKSDAYAFQIWISTTDTEESSFTQLLTETTYLFTEANSTEFNQFVLNGEAATYVKIIGFGRFSNTNTGEEIKSSDWTTIDAINFYGKEETNNTDEEDDDNDGVPNINDSCPNTPEDSDVNAQGCSESELDDDNDGVFNDIDQCANSTQGMQVNEVGCFELLANNFKIETVSETCPTKNNGKIIITAEENLNYTTSINGKSYTFNSILEVDSLEPKTYNFCIVVDGESFEQCFNAIVEAGTTVSGKTSITSNKVKIDIEKGTAPYNVSINGKEAFKTMNTSFEINVLPGDLVQVKTSVNCEGVLSKQIDLIEGITAYPNPTTGKTILNLPVNIKNVLVELYSMQSQLISSKNYNVNYGKTAISLENLPTGIYLAKVMLDKPVTIKIIKE
- a CDS encoding threonine/serine exporter ThrE family protein, which produces MNIPEKYKHIIELGKALHIYGVPSYKVQSYLTKVSKTEDIKGVFMDLPTWINYVFYEDEQTYNYIECIPPGVLNLGGLSRVDEVTNKVISKEIDSTEVVLELEKINKEATKTNHSLLLISYAIAAASFSLMIGTNWISLIFALILGGLVYPFVYLSTKSNYLETVLESLVSFIITVLASLLHLVFPELNVGILILSSIIIFIPGLSITTSLEEITSKSLVSGGAKLFDSIISLFKQFFGVLLGLALMASIIDFKELIHVSDLPHWIMFCGIPLFSISLLTIFQVRKKDMIWGVITGVLVFFTTVLFSGYGVLFSTFIGTIMAVAISHFFNRMTKTPKTVFLTQGIVMLVPGSKSFMGLSSSFLNSSIIIADNLYEQVAYTLMGIIGGLLFSGVFRKR